In Thermus antranikianii DSM 12462, one DNA window encodes the following:
- a CDS encoding ABC transporter substrate-binding protein: MLRILVVFVAMLGLALAQTQVRISGWGGTDIAIVNGLLKEVVQPKLDREGIRVIYQPIEGDYTQWLFNALSAGTAPDLFYVDIFWAESLFATGRVEPLDAHFSKQEVGEFLPNLVQAFTYRGKLYGIPKDFNTLALVFNKDLFDEAKVLYPNQQDTWETFEAKIRQVQSRLKDVAGICLVADFARFGAFAFATGWKPFDEKGHSVLDQHFRRAFEWYTGLIRRGAAKFAQDLGEGWTGGCFGSEKAATALEGAWIAGFLRDKAPNLRYGTTFLPLDPVTRKRGNFIFTVSWSLNAASTNKAAAVKVLKALTSPEAQQWVLERGLAIPSRRALANNPYFQRPTKESELNRVVFQGSTAQGGNVYPFSFRGFGGDWMRPINEAIQAVIGGQKSVDQAIRDAQAALDRLTGRR, encoded by the coding sequence ATGCTAAGAATTTTGGTTGTCTTTGTGGCCATGCTCGGGCTGGCCTTGGCCCAGACCCAGGTACGTATTTCTGGCTGGGGCGGTACGGACATCGCAATTGTCAACGGCCTTCTCAAAGAAGTGGTTCAGCCTAAGCTGGACCGGGAAGGGATACGCGTTATCTACCAACCCATCGAAGGCGACTACACGCAGTGGCTTTTCAATGCCCTCTCCGCTGGCACAGCCCCCGACCTCTTCTATGTGGACATCTTCTGGGCGGAGAGCCTTTTTGCCACGGGAAGGGTAGAGCCCCTGGACGCCCACTTTAGCAAACAGGAAGTGGGCGAGTTCCTCCCCAACTTGGTCCAGGCCTTCACGTACCGGGGGAAGCTCTACGGAATCCCCAAGGACTTCAACACCTTGGCCTTGGTCTTCAACAAGGACCTTTTCGATGAGGCCAAGGTCCTCTACCCGAATCAGCAGGATACCTGGGAGACCTTTGAAGCCAAGATCCGTCAGGTGCAGTCTCGGTTGAAGGATGTGGCGGGGATATGCTTGGTGGCAGACTTTGCTCGCTTTGGAGCCTTTGCCTTTGCCACCGGTTGGAAGCCCTTTGACGAGAAGGGGCACTCGGTCCTGGACCAGCACTTCCGGCGGGCCTTCGAGTGGTACACCGGCCTCATCCGGCGAGGTGCTGCAAAGTTTGCCCAGGACCTGGGTGAAGGCTGGACCGGAGGGTGCTTCGGTAGCGAGAAGGCTGCCACAGCCCTCGAGGGAGCTTGGATCGCAGGATTCCTAAGGGACAAGGCCCCCAACCTGAGGTACGGCACCACCTTCCTGCCCCTGGATCCTGTCACCAGGAAGCGCGGAAACTTCATCTTCACCGTTTCCTGGAGCCTTAACGCGGCCAGCACCAACAAGGCAGCGGCGGTTAAGGTTTTAAAGGCTCTCACCTCCCCTGAGGCCCAGCAGTGGGTGCTGGAACGTGGCCTCGCCATCCCCAGCCGCCGCGCTCTGGCCAACAACCCCTACTTCCAACGCCCCACCAAGGAGTCGGAACTGAACCGGGTGGTCTTCCAGGGTTCTACTGCGCAAGGAGGGAATGTTTACCCCTTCAGCTTCCGGGGGTTCGGCGGTGACTGGATGAGGCCCATCAACGAAGCGATCCAGGCGGTGATCGGCGGGCAAAAGAGCGTGGATCAAGCCATAAGGGATGCCCAGGCCGCATTGGATCGCCTTACGGGCAGAAGGTGA
- a CDS encoding acyl-CoA thioesterase produces MVYPVFPGETNHYGTLFGGTAMAWMDQAAFVAATRHARRKVVTVHSDAVDFKRPVPLGSIVELVARVVGVGRTSMRVEVEMWVEPIEPGKEAYLAAKGGFVLVAVDGEGRPVPVPPLEGKE; encoded by the coding sequence ATGGTCTACCCAGTTTTCCCTGGGGAAACCAACCATTACGGGACCCTTTTTGGCGGCACCGCCATGGCCTGGATGGACCAGGCAGCCTTCGTGGCTGCAACCCGCCACGCCAGGCGCAAGGTGGTGACGGTGCACTCGGATGCGGTGGACTTCAAGCGCCCCGTACCCCTGGGCTCCATTGTGGAGCTGGTGGCCCGGGTGGTGGGGGTGGGCCGCACCTCCATGCGGGTCGAGGTGGAGATGTGGGTGGAACCCATTGAGCCAGGTAAGGAAGCCTATTTGGCGGCTAAGGGCGGATTCGTGCTGGTAGCGGTGGATGGGGAGGGGCGCCCTGTTCCCGTGCCACCTCTGGAGGGGAAGGAATGA
- a CDS encoding glycogen debranching N-terminal domain-containing protein, whose protein sequence is MVPLKEDDTYLVLNEEGFAEEGAEGFYRHDTRFLSRYRLLLPQGLVLLESRSPRPDHLVQDWARFRGPEGELYLRRLLRVHRGKVEERLSFLNLSPEPEEVRVEVQAQGEFSDLFQARGWHPRVGNGMGFLYRAADGVEQRVVFVPEPPEGGFRLYLPPRGIGEVGWEVRLESPLEAPGSLPGYEEFLEAFPQGEGSWEGPLRQALLDLRALLLSTPQGPVPAAGIPWFVAPFGRDSLITAFMILPWGKGVAQGVLRYLAARQGAVFDPWREEEPGKILHEVRIGELSRTHQVPFFRYYGTVDATPLFLILLGRYLDLVGDLALIRELRPQWEAALAWLDQADLDGDGLLEFQPSGTGLAIQAWKDSHDSMSHRDGRLAEPPLAVSEVQGYAYAAYLEGAKLYQVLGEKDKAKRLLERAEGLFRIIQEKLWLPELSTYALALDRYKEPLKVKASNAGHLLWAGAVPREVLPELLETLFSEELWSGWGIRTLGAREVRYNPLSYHNGSVWPHDTALLAGGLFRYGFREEGQKVVKALLDLALSQPDMRLPELVGGFPREEGLPPVPYPVACRPQAWDAAAVVYLYALERGWREW, encoded by the coding sequence ATGGTGCCTCTCAAGGAGGACGACACCTACCTGGTACTGAACGAAGAGGGTTTTGCTGAGGAGGGGGCGGAGGGGTTTTACCGGCACGACACTCGCTTCCTTTCCCGTTACCGCCTTCTATTGCCCCAAGGCCTAGTGCTCTTGGAAAGCCGCTCCCCAAGGCCCGATCACCTGGTTCAGGACTGGGCCCGTTTTCGTGGTCCAGAAGGGGAGCTCTACCTGCGCCGCCTCTTGCGGGTTCATCGGGGGAAAGTGGAGGAGCGGTTAAGCTTCCTAAACCTTTCCCCTGAGCCTGAGGAAGTGCGGGTGGAGGTGCAGGCCCAGGGCGAGTTCTCCGATCTTTTCCAGGCCCGGGGATGGCACCCGAGGGTGGGAAACGGCATGGGTTTTCTCTACCGGGCCGCGGATGGAGTGGAGCAGCGGGTGGTGTTTGTTCCTGAGCCGCCGGAGGGAGGTTTTCGTCTGTACCTACCCCCCAGGGGAATTGGGGAGGTGGGTTGGGAGGTACGGTTGGAAAGTCCCCTCGAGGCTCCGGGCTCCCTACCCGGGTACGAGGAGTTCCTCGAGGCCTTTCCTCAAGGAGAGGGTTCCTGGGAAGGTCCTTTGCGCCAGGCCCTCTTGGACCTCAGGGCCCTCCTCCTTTCCACCCCCCAGGGGCCTGTACCTGCTGCCGGAATTCCCTGGTTTGTGGCCCCATTCGGCCGGGATAGCCTCATCACTGCCTTCATGATCCTCCCTTGGGGAAAGGGAGTGGCCCAGGGAGTTCTCCGCTACCTGGCCGCAAGGCAGGGGGCGGTTTTTGACCCATGGCGGGAGGAGGAGCCGGGAAAAATCCTGCACGAGGTGCGGATTGGAGAGCTTTCCCGTACCCACCAGGTACCCTTTTTCCGGTACTACGGCACCGTAGACGCCACTCCCCTCTTCCTCATTCTTCTGGGCCGGTACCTGGATTTGGTAGGGGACCTAGCCCTGATTCGGGAGCTTCGGCCACAGTGGGAGGCTGCCCTGGCCTGGTTGGATCAAGCGGATCTGGATGGGGATGGGCTTTTGGAGTTTCAGCCAAGCGGCACAGGCCTGGCCATTCAAGCCTGGAAGGATTCCCATGATTCCATGAGCCACCGGGATGGCCGCTTGGCCGAGCCTCCTTTGGCGGTGAGCGAGGTGCAGGGATACGCCTACGCTGCCTACCTGGAAGGAGCAAAGCTCTACCAGGTTCTAGGGGAAAAGGATAAAGCCAAGCGTTTACTGGAACGTGCAGAAGGTCTTTTCCGCATCATTCAGGAAAAGCTTTGGCTTCCCGAGCTTTCCACCTACGCCCTGGCCTTGGACCGTTATAAAGAGCCTCTTAAGGTCAAGGCTTCCAACGCTGGCCATCTTCTCTGGGCTGGGGCCGTCCCTAGGGAAGTCCTGCCCGAATTGCTGGAAACCTTGTTCTCCGAGGAATTGTGGTCGGGCTGGGGAATACGCACCTTGGGTGCCCGAGAGGTGCGTTATAACCCTCTCTCCTACCACAACGGTTCAGTATGGCCCCACGACACGGCGCTTTTGGCGGGGGGATTGTTTCGATACGGCTTCCGGGAAGAAGGCCAGAAGGTGGTCAAAGCGCTTTTGGACCTGGCCCTCTCCCAACCTGACATGCGCCTGCCCGAACTCGTAGGGGGGTTTCCCAGAGAGGAAGGCTTGCCTCCGGTTCCCTATCCCGTGGCTTGCAGGCCCCAGGCATGGGATGCGGCAGCGGTGGTGTACCTGTATGCCTTGGAAAGGGGTTGGCGTGAGTGGTAG
- a CDS encoding carbohydrate ABC transporter permease encodes MRFKARTLEGFYALLLLFPFVFTLAVFFLYAFLRTLFFSFSDYDLFKPPQWVGLRNYLRLFQDPLFLTALKHTLAYSGIVTSLQTALALLLALSLNRPLRGVTFFRTVYYLPSVVSTAAASLLLLWLFQRTGVVNQGLSLMLSYLPHLLIGAGLFALLQGLQAFWRRRQGFPTPFWDPGLALASLALALLGMYALGHLGWPPAREVQVDIPWFTSRATLLGLPYPLWAIILMNTYTTIPTFMVIFLAGLKGIPRSLYEAAALDGASSWTMFWRITLPLLRPVLFLVITLGLIGTLQLFDQVLFVGGAGGAPLESTITLAYYVYGNVFPAGASPRVGLASAAALVLAVLTLAIVLLQRRFGVGERGWS; translated from the coding sequence ATGCGTTTCAAGGCGCGGACCCTCGAGGGCTTTTACGCCCTTCTCCTCCTCTTCCCCTTTGTTTTTACCTTAGCGGTCTTCTTCCTCTACGCCTTTCTACGCACTTTATTTTTTAGCTTCTCCGACTACGACCTCTTCAAGCCACCCCAGTGGGTGGGCCTGAGGAACTATCTACGCCTATTTCAAGACCCCCTTTTCCTGACCGCCTTAAAGCACACCTTAGCTTACAGCGGGATCGTCACCAGCCTTCAAACAGCCCTGGCCCTTCTTCTGGCCCTATCCCTGAATCGACCTTTGAGGGGCGTTACTTTTTTCCGCACCGTTTATTACCTTCCTTCTGTGGTCTCTACCGCTGCAGCGAGCCTTCTCCTCCTTTGGCTATTCCAGCGCACCGGCGTGGTAAACCAGGGGCTGTCCCTTATGCTCAGCTACCTGCCCCACCTCCTAATCGGGGCGGGGCTCTTTGCCCTTTTGCAGGGCCTACAGGCGTTCTGGCGAAGGCGACAGGGATTCCCCACCCCCTTCTGGGACCCCGGTCTGGCCCTAGCTTCCCTTGCCTTGGCCCTCCTCGGGATGTACGCCCTGGGGCACTTGGGTTGGCCTCCTGCTCGGGAGGTCCAGGTGGACATTCCCTGGTTTACCAGCCGGGCCACCCTCTTAGGTCTCCCCTACCCCCTCTGGGCCATCATCCTCATGAACACCTACACCACCATCCCTACCTTCATGGTCATCTTCCTGGCAGGGCTTAAAGGCATCCCCAGAAGCCTTTACGAAGCGGCTGCCCTGGACGGTGCCTCTTCTTGGACGATGTTCTGGCGTATCACCCTACCCCTTCTGAGACCGGTTCTCTTTTTGGTCATCACCCTGGGCCTCATCGGCACCCTGCAGCTCTTTGACCAGGTGCTCTTCGTAGGGGGTGCAGGGGGTGCGCCCTTGGAGAGTACCATCACCCTGGCCTACTACGTGTACGGAAACGTCTTCCCCGCCGGGGCCTCGCCCCGGGTAGGCCTGGCCTCGGCTGCCGCCTTGGTCCTGGCGGTGCTTACCCTGGCCATCGTACTTCTTCAACGACGCTTTGGCGTGGGGGAAAGGGGGTGGTCCTAG
- a CDS encoding LacI family DNA-binding transcriptional regulator: MTKKRLTIREIARFANVSVGTVSRVLNGRPGVSPETRARVLEVVRTQGFVPNAAARELVGQSTAVGLLLAPGVRRYTPYFTLLLEALSEEVWRLGLRVMEVATDARGLPLEKARAYLLLGAHDHDPRIETLRKDNVPFVLIGSYPGTFWVAPDDEDGGYKATRHLLELGHRDIAHLTGHLHHQAGRERLLGYKRALLEAGLRLRPKLILDGNFDALHAYRAVRRAWEGGLRFSALFAASDEMALGAWAALEDLGLHVPADVSLVGYDDLPEVGERLTTIHQDIPTIAREAVRLLREALQGKSPYGKRVPVHLVPRGSTARREVE; the protein is encoded by the coding sequence ATGACCAAGAAGAGGCTGACTATAAGGGAAATCGCTAGGTTTGCAAACGTTTCCGTAGGTACCGTGAGCCGAGTCCTCAATGGCCGGCCTGGGGTTAGCCCGGAAACCCGGGCCCGGGTGTTAGAGGTGGTTCGTACCCAGGGTTTTGTTCCCAATGCCGCTGCCAGGGAACTGGTAGGGCAATCCACGGCCGTTGGCCTTCTTCTGGCCCCAGGAGTGCGGCGCTACACACCCTACTTCACCCTTCTGCTGGAAGCCCTCTCCGAGGAGGTCTGGCGCCTGGGTTTGCGGGTAATGGAGGTCGCCACGGATGCCCGCGGCCTGCCTTTAGAGAAGGCCAGGGCGTACCTCTTACTGGGCGCGCATGACCACGACCCCCGTATCGAGACCCTACGAAAGGACAACGTACCCTTTGTGCTCATCGGCAGTTATCCGGGAACCTTCTGGGTAGCCCCGGACGATGAGGACGGGGGCTACAAGGCTACCCGCCACCTGTTGGAACTGGGTCACCGGGACATTGCTCACCTCACGGGGCACTTGCATCACCAGGCGGGAAGGGAGCGGCTTCTTGGGTACAAGAGGGCCCTTCTGGAAGCGGGGCTAAGGTTACGCCCGAAGCTGATTCTGGACGGCAACTTTGATGCCCTTCATGCCTACCGGGCGGTGAGGCGGGCATGGGAAGGGGGCTTGCGCTTCTCGGCTCTTTTTGCCGCCTCCGACGAGATGGCCCTGGGGGCCTGGGCTGCTTTGGAGGATTTGGGCCTTCATGTTCCTGCTGACGTGAGCCTGGTGGGATACGACGACCTTCCCGAGGTAGGGGAAAGGCTCACCACCATCCATCAGGACATTCCCACCATTGCCCGCGAGGCGGTAAGGCTTCTCCGGGAAGCCCTGCAGGGAAAGAGCCCGTATGGGAAGCGGGTGCCTGTTCATCTGGTTCCCAGGGGTTCTACGGCGCGAAGGGAGGTGGAATAG
- a CDS encoding carbohydrate ABC transporter permease produces MAPLRIWTRLAWVYGLLLAFGVFFIGPFVMGFLASLKANPLEWPFTLRFAQVNPKNWTAAWRLGWEGAGNPWLGGMAPGRSLAFDVAYFSPGGQEPEVLAVIPRRRPGAGMGAVFEAPYAADYVRLEGPELVEVRAATLGDQEGTVFRYRLRLIYPGEGPFLERVPLDLETPRGVVLVGATLDPTRLERRGRVASWDNVVPGLLGYVFHSYVRAFRETRSLETGESLFLRWTLNSFLLASVKVLTTLVFASMAGYALARLRFPGKQPLFLFMLFSMMVPAQVTFISNYLVLRDGIFGLSKLFGVDTLLNTYTGLVLSGLVGAGAVFIMRQFFESIPREVEEAALIDGATPVQTLFRIVLPMSTPALGALAILTFQGAWNEFFWPFVVLTSPRDIYTLPLGLLSFRNAYGQVGDWGLILAGGFFSMIPVLVLFMVFQRYFVEGPSLGALRE; encoded by the coding sequence GTGGCCCCCTTGCGCATATGGACCAGGCTGGCGTGGGTTTACGGGCTACTGCTGGCCTTTGGAGTATTCTTCATCGGTCCCTTCGTTATGGGCTTCCTGGCCAGCCTCAAGGCCAATCCCCTGGAGTGGCCCTTTACCCTGCGCTTTGCTCAGGTGAATCCTAAAAACTGGACGGCAGCCTGGCGCCTCGGTTGGGAGGGCGCAGGAAACCCATGGTTGGGCGGCATGGCGCCGGGCAGGTCTCTCGCGTTCGATGTGGCCTACTTCAGCCCTGGAGGGCAGGAGCCCGAGGTCCTGGCGGTGATTCCTCGCAGAAGGCCGGGAGCCGGCATGGGAGCGGTGTTTGAGGCTCCCTATGCTGCCGACTACGTGCGCCTCGAGGGACCCGAGCTGGTGGAGGTTAGGGCGGCCACCTTGGGGGATCAGGAGGGGACCGTTTTTCGCTATCGGCTACGCCTGATTTACCCGGGGGAAGGTCCCTTTCTGGAGCGGGTGCCTTTAGACCTTGAAACGCCGCGCGGAGTGGTCCTAGTGGGGGCAACCCTGGATCCCACCCGGCTGGAGCGGCGGGGACGGGTGGCCAGCTGGGATAACGTTGTTCCTGGGCTTCTGGGCTATGTCTTTCACAGCTACGTGCGGGCCTTCCGGGAAACCCGGAGTCTGGAAACAGGAGAAAGCCTCTTCCTCCGCTGGACGTTGAATTCCTTCCTCCTTGCCTCGGTGAAGGTTCTGACCACCTTGGTGTTCGCCTCCATGGCGGGCTACGCCCTGGCCAGGCTGCGATTTCCCGGCAAGCAACCTCTCTTTTTGTTCATGCTCTTTTCCATGATGGTACCGGCGCAGGTAACCTTTATTTCCAACTACCTGGTCCTCCGGGACGGGATATTCGGCCTTTCTAAGCTTTTTGGTGTGGATACCCTCCTCAACACCTATACTGGCTTGGTCTTATCCGGACTGGTGGGTGCAGGGGCAGTCTTTATCATGAGGCAGTTCTTCGAGTCCATCCCTCGGGAGGTAGAAGAGGCGGCTCTCATTGATGGCGCTACTCCGGTACAGACCCTGTTCCGCATTGTGCTGCCCATGTCCACGCCCGCCCTGGGAGCCCTGGCGATCCTGACCTTCCAGGGAGCTTGGAACGAGTTCTTCTGGCCTTTTGTGGTCCTTACCAGCCCCCGGGACATCTACACCTTGCCCTTAGGACTGCTTTCCTTTCGCAATGCCTACGGTCAGGTGGGTGACTGGGGGCTGATCCTGGCAGGGGGATTCTTCTCCATGATCCCGGTCTTGGTGCTTTTCATGGTCTTCCAGCGCTATTTTGTGGAGGGGCCCAGCCTGGGTGCCCTGAGGGAGTAG